A single window of Malus sylvestris chromosome 5, drMalSylv7.2, whole genome shotgun sequence DNA harbors:
- the LOC126620960 gene encoding protein SET DOMAIN GROUP 41: protein MEVEMEMRAGEEIEIGQDITPPLPPLSSSLHHSLLSSHCSSCFSPLPPQPFPPLFTPTFPNTPSSYYCSSLCSSADSPLHVSSAEPYLLLLLQSHPSAYPNGDSSDLRAALRLLQSLPATSPYPRVAGLLTNRHKLLHHHDHRVRDGARAMFLARKMRDESPNFSIDATIANVAPHDAVLEEAVLSLVLTNAVEVQDKTGRTLGISVYGPSFCWINHSCSPNACYRFSLMTPPTPPCWPETALLRIVPFGRSSGRATQIENGVCSNNVLAKESRGYGPRVTVRSIKRIKKGEEVTVTYTDLLQPKAMRQSELWSRYRFICSCTRCSASPLTYVDQALEEIFAVNSSSSGLILERNFNRDKATQLLSVYFDDAIDDYLSIGDPESSCERLEHAFTQGLSDMQLDCNGETSQLRYWLHPLNYLSLNAYTTLASAYKIRATDMIALCSKMDDHLLKALNLSRTSAAYSLLLAGATHHLFRSESSLIVSVANFWTSAGESLLTLAKSSVWSEFVHRDLPVSNPCSTASYRCPKCSLIDKFEACLFYGQVQHADFDDVSSEFIDCVSNFTQNVWNILALSCQYLRLIKSPIDFSWLGTTKDSSVGEVLIRSSGTKAGSCGTERSISGSEAEGYTAQVRICIFKLGVHCLLYGGYLASICYGNSHLTCYVRNILDMEGILLNPCHEPN, encoded by the exons ATGGAGGTGGAGATGGAGATGAGGGCCGGGGAAGAAATAGAGATAGGACAAGACATAACGCCACCGCTCCCTCcgctttcttcctctctccacCACTCCCTCCTCTCATCTCACTGCTCTTCCTGCTTCTCCCCTCTCCCTCCCCAACCCTTCCCTCCCCTCTTTACTCCTACCTTTCCCAACACTCCCTCCTCCTACTACTGCTCCTCCCTCTGCTCCTCCGCCGATTCTCCCCTCCACGTCTCCAGCGCCGAGCCCTACCTTCTCCTGCTTCTCCAATCCCACCCCTCCGCCTACCCCAACGGCGACTCCTCCGACCTCCGCGCCGCCCTCCGCCTCCTCCAATCCCTTCCCGCCACCTCCCCCTACCCTCGCGTAGCCGGCCTCCTGACGAATCGCCACAAACTCCTCCACCACCACGACCATAGGGTTCGCGACGGCGCCAGAGCCATGTTCCTCGCCAGGAAGATGCGGGATGAATCTCCGAATTTCTCTATCGATGCGACTATTGCCAACGTTGCTCCGCACGACGCCGTATTGGAGGAGGCCGTGCTGTCATTGGTGCTAACGAACGCCGTGGAGGTGCAGGATAAGACCGGGCGCACCCTTGGAATTTCCGTCTACGGTCCCAGCTTCTGCTGGATCAACCACAGCTGCTCCCCGAATGCTTGCTACCGCTTTTCTTTGATGACACCGCCAACGCCACCTTGTTGGCCCGAAACGGCGCTGCTGCGCATTGTCCCCTTCGGCCGCTCCTCCGGTCGTGCCACACAA ATTGAGAATGGTGTTTGTAGCAATAATGTGTTAGCAAAAG AAAGCCGAGGTTATGGTCCAAGAGTGACGGTTAGGAGCATCAAGAGAATCAAGAAAGGCGAAGAAGTGACTGTTACTTACACTGATTTGTTGCAGCCTAAG GCAATGAGGCAGTCAGAGCTATGGTCAAGGTATCGGTTTATCTGCTCTTGTACGCGATGTAGTGCATCACCCCTAACCTACGTGGATCAAGCTTTGGAG GAAATATTTGCAGTCAATTCTAGCTCCTCCGGTTTGATTTTAGAAAGAAACTTCAATAGAGATAAGGCAACGCAATTGTTGAGTGTTTACTTTGATGATGCTATTGACGACTACCTGTCAATTGGCGATCCTGAATCTTCTTGTGAGAGGCTTGAGCATGCGTTCACACAAGGACTCTCTGATATGCAATTAGATTGCAACGGAGAAACATCTCAGCTGAGATACTGGTTGCACCCATTAAATTACCTCTCCCTAAATGCCTACACAACATTGGCTTCAGCGTATAAAATCCGTGCAACTGACATGATAGCTTTATGTTCTAAAATGGATGATCATCTGTTAAAAGCTTTGAACTTAAGCAGGACTAGTGCAGCATACTCCTTACTACTTGCTGGTGCAACTCACCATCTGTTCCGCTCTGAATCGTCTCTAATTGTATCTGTTGCAAATTTCTGGACAAGCGCAGGGGAGTCATTGTTAACTCTTGCTAAAAGCTCAGTCTGGAGTGAGTTTGTCCACCGGGATCTGCCTGTGTCAAATCCATGTTCCACTGCAAGTTATAGATGTCCAAAATGCTCATTGATAGACAAATTTGAAGCTTGTTTATTCTATGGTCAAGTTCAACATGCAGATTTTGACGATGTCTCAAGTGAATTCATTGATTGCGTCTCTAACTTTACACAgaatgtttggaatattttgGCTCTCAGTTGCCAGTACCTTAGATTGATTAAGAGTCCTATTGATTTCAGTTGGCTTGGTACCACAAAAGATTCCAGTGTAGGGGAAGTTCTGATTCGGTCTAGTGGCACTAAAGCGGGTTCTTGTGGGACTGAGAGAAGCATTTCTGGAAGTGAAGCAGAGGGATACACAGCCCAGGTACGGATATGTATTTTTAAGCTCGGTGTCCATTGCTTACTATATGGAGGATATCTAGCGAGCATATGTTATGGTAATTCCCATTTGACCTGTTATGTTCGTAATATTTTAGATATGGAAGGGATATTATTGAATCCTTGTCATGAACCAAATTGA
- the LOC126620961 gene encoding abscisic stress-ripening protein 5-like — MSEEKHHRGLFHHHKDEDKPSDYPQSGYSDEGRPGGLGGGYGDTNDYSGEGRTGGLGGGYGDTNAYSGEGRPGGYGGYNETTAYSEERVERPGGGRYSETTAAYGSTTTHESELDYKKEEKHHKHLEHLGEAGVAAAGAFALHEKHNEKKDPEHAHRHKIEEEIAAAAAVGSGGFAFHEHHEKKETKEEEEEAYGKKKHHHF, encoded by the exons ATGTCTGAAGAGAAACACCACCGCGGTCTCTTCCACCACCACAAGGATGAAGACAAACCCTCAGACTACCCTCAGTCTGGCTACTCTGATGAAGGACGTCCCGGCGGCCTCGGTGGTGGTTACGGCGACACCAATGATTATTCTGGTGAAGGACGTACCGGCGGCCTAGGTGGTGGCTATGGCGACACCAATGCTTATTCTGGTGAAGGACGTCCCGGCGGCTATGGCGGCTATAACGAGACCACTGCTTACTCTGAGGAAAGAGTTGAAAGACCCGGCGGTGGCCGGTACAGTGAGACTACTGCGGCATATGGCAGCACCACCACTCATGAATCTGAACTTGATTACAAGAAGGAGGAGAAGCACCACAAGCATCTCGAGCACCTCGGCGAGGCCGGTGTAGCTGCTGCCGGCGCTTTTGCCTTG CATGAGAAGCACAATGAAAAGAAAGACCCAGAGCATGCCCACAGGCACAAGATAGAAGAGGAGATTGCTGCAGCAGCTGCAGTTGGTTCGGGTGGATTTGCCTTCCATGAGCATCATGAGAAGAAAGAGacaaaggaagaagaggaagaggctTATGGAAAGAAGAAGCACCACCACTTCTAG
- the LOC126620958 gene encoding RNA cytidine acetyltransferase 1-like — protein MRKKVDERIRTLISNGVKNRHRSMFVIVGDKSRDQIVNLHYMLSNEVKKSRPTVLWCYKDKLELSSHKKKRAKQVKKMMQRGLLDPEKVDPFSLFVESGGLTYCLYKDSERVLGNTFGMCILQDFEALTPNLLARTIETVEGGGLVILLLHSLTSLTNLYTMVMDVHDRFRTESHSKATGRFNERFLLSLASCKSCVVMDDELNILPISSHMRSITPVPVKEDSEGISESQRELKDLKEQLSDAFPVGPLIKKCCTLDQGNAVATFLDAILDKTLRSTVALLAARGRGKSAALGLAISGAIAAGYSNIFVTAPSPENLRTLFEFVCKGFDQLDYKEHIDYDVQKSSDPLLKKATVQINIYKQHRQTIQYIRPHEHEKLSQVELLVVDEAAAIPLPVVKSLLGPYLVFLSSTVNGYEGTGRSLSLKLLQQLEEQSQVSAKGPTSGRLFKKIELKESIRYASGDPIESWLHGLLCLDITNYIPKLNGLPAPSECDLYYVNRDTLFSYHKDSELFLQRMMALYVASHYKNSPNDLQLMADAPAHHLFVLLGPVDESKNQLPDILCVIQVCLEGKISRESAMKSLSDGHQPSGDQIPWKFCEQFQDTVFPSLSGARIVRIATHPSAMKIGYGSQAVELLTRYYEGQFAPISELDVEDVETPPLRVTEAAEKVSLLEESIKPRTDLPHLLVHLRERRPEKLHYIGVSFGLTLDLFRFWWKHKFAPFYIGHIPSGVTGEHTCMVLKSLKNDELETSDFRPFNLDFRRRFLRLLGYSFRTMDYRLAMSILDPKINYKDGEPKSSTTDGFLRSITDLLSPYDMKRLEAYTSSLADFHMILDLVPTLSHLYFQEKLPVTLTGAQASILLCIGLQNQDISYIEGLMKLERQQILSLFIKVMKKFHKYLYAIASEGLVSTLPKPKETLLEPHKISVDDDLNDAARKVEDGMRSNSEGSLDPKLLQQYAIGDRDADFENALQNGGANLPAGGLVSVKSSRNKMDKGKQRESHKSGEKRHKNEHGSNSKSNKKKKH, from the exons atgaggaaGAAGGTGGACGAACGAATCCGAACCCTAATAAGCAATGGCGTCAAAAACCGGCACCGCTCCATGTTCGTCATCGTCGGCGACAAATCCCGTGACCAG ATTGTGAATCTTCATTATATGCTAAGCAATGAAGTAAAGAAATCGCGCCCGACTGTGTTGTGGTGCTACAAGGACAAGCTCGAGCTCAGCAG TCACAAGAAAAAACGTGCTAAGCAAGTAAAAAAGATGATGCAGAGGGGGCTGCTTGATCCCGAGAAGGTTGATCCTTTCTCACTTTTTGTTGAAAGTGGGGGATTGACTTATTGCTTGTACAAGGATTCAGAAAGAGTTCTTGGTAATACCTTTGGAATGTGTATACTTCAG GATTTTGAGGCCTTGACTCCAAATCTACTAGCAAGAACGATAGAGACAGTGGAGGGAGGTGGACTAGTCATATTGTTGCTTCATTCTCTAACCTCACTCACCAACCTCTACACCATGGTTATG GATGTTCATGATAGGTTTCGAACTGAATCCCATTCTAAGGCTACTGGACGTTTTAACGAGCGTTTCTTATTGTCACTTGCGTCATGCAAATCATGTGTAGTAATGGATGATGAGCTGAATATTTTACCAATTTCATCTCATATGAGGTCAATTACCCCAGTTCCAGTGAAAGAG GACTCTGAAGGGATATCAGAGTCACAAAGGGAACTGAAGGATCTAAAAGAGCAGCTGAGTGATGCCTTTCCTGTTGGCCCTTTAATAAAGAAATGTTGTACGTTGGACCAG GGAAATGCTGTTGCTACATTTCTTGATGCAATCTTGGACAAGACACTCCGAAGTACTGTTGCCTTGCTTGCTGCTCGAGGCCGTGGAAAATCGGCTGCACTTGGTTTGGCAATTTCCGGAGCTATTGCTGCAGG GTATTCAAATATATTTGTAACTGCACCCAGCCCTGAGAACTTAAGAACCTTGTTCGAATTTGTTTGCAAGGGTTTTGATCAACTGGACTATAAG GAACATATAGATTATGATGTACAGAAAAGTAGTGACCCTTTGTTGAAGAAAGCAACTGTACAGATCAATATATACAAGCAGCACAGACAAACAATTCAG TATATACGGCCACATGAGCATGAAAAGCTTTCCCAAGTTGAACTGTTGGTTGTTGATGAAGCAGCTGCTATTCCACTACCAGTAGTGAAGTCTTTGCTTGGTCCTTATCTGGTCTTCCTTTCATCTACTGTTAATGG CTATGAAGGTACTGGTCGGTCTTTGTCCCTAAAACTTCTACAGCAATTGGAAGAGCAAAGCCAAGTGTCTGCTAAGGGGCCTACATCTG GTCGTCTTTTCAAAAAGATAGAATTGAAAGAATCTATCAGATATGCTTCTGGTGATCCGATTGAATCCTGGCTTCATGGTTTACTTTGCTTGGATATCACAAATTATATCCCTAAACTTAACGG GTTACCTGCACCCAGTGAGTGCGATCTGTACTACGTAAACCGTGATACGCttttttcatatcataaagaTAGCGAGTTGTTCTTACAG CGGATGATGGCTCTATATGTTGCCTCCCACTACAAAAATTCTCCAAATGATTTGCAACTAATGGCTGATGCCCCGGCTCACCACCTGTTTGTGCTACTTG GCCCTGTTGATGAGTCAAAAAATCAGCTTCCTGATATTTTGTGTGTCATTCAG GTCTGCCTTGAGGGAAAGATCTCTCGTGAATCTGCAATGAAAAGTTTAAGTGATGGTCATCAGCCTTCTGGTGACCAGATACCATGGAAATTCTGTGAGCAATTTCAGGACACAGTTTTTCCCAGTCTTTCAGGTGCTCGGATTGTACGAATTGCTACACATCCAAGTGCCATGAAG ATTGGATATGGATCACAAGCAGTGGAACTATTGACAAG GTACTACGAAGGACAGTTTGCTCCTATTTCTGAACTGGACGTTGAAGATGTTGAGACTCCCCCACTCAGAGTCACAGAAGCTGCTGAGAAG GTTTCATTGCTGGAAGAAAGTATAAAACCTAGAACAGATCTTCCTCATTTGCTTGTTCATCTTCGTGAAAGGCGACCAGAGAAGCTCCATTATATTGGTGTCTCCTTTGGGCTTACCTTGGACCTTTTCAGGTTTTGGTGGAAACATAAGTTTGCTCCATTCTATATTGGACATATTCCA AGTGGTGTGACCGGGGAGCATACGTGTATGGTCCTCAAATCTTTGAAGAATGATGAACTTGAAACCAGTGATTTTCGTCCATTCAACCTAG ATTTCAGGAGAAGATTTTTGAGACTATTGGGTTATAGTTTTCGTACAATGGATTATAGGCTCGCTATGAG CATCTTAGATCCTAAGATCAATTACAAGGATGGAGAACCCAAATCGTCTACCACAGATGGATTCTTACGGTCTATCACAGACTTACTTTCGCCTTATGATATGAAGCGACTGGAGGCCTACACCAGCAGTCTTGCTGACTTTCATATG ATTTTGGATCTTGTTCCAACGCTTTCACATCTGTATTTCCAAGAGAAACTTCCAGTGACATTGACAGGTGCCCAGGCTTCCATATTGCTCTGCATTGGCTTACAGAATCAAGATATCTCCTATATTGAG GGGTTGATGAAACTGGAAAGGCAGCAAATATTGTCTCTGTTTATAAAAGTTATGAAAAAGTTTCACAAATATCTATACGCTATTGCATCTGAGGGCCTTGTGTCAACCTTGCCTAAACCAAAAGAA ACTCTCTTGGAACCTCACAAGATCTCTGTTGATGATGATCTCAATGATGCTGCAAGAAAAGTTGAG GATGGGATGAGATCCAACTCGGAGGGGTCATTAGATCCCAAGTTGCTTCAACAGTACGCGATTGGGGACAGAGATGCAGACTTTGAGAATGCATTACAGAATGGCGGTGCAAACTTACCTGCTGGTGGTCTCGTTAGCGTGAAATCAAGTAGAAACAAAATGGATAAaggaaaacagagagagagTCACAAGAGTGGGGAAAAGCGACATAAAAATGAGCATGGCTCCAACTCAAAGtccaacaaaaagaagaaacattGA